From the genome of Camelus bactrianus isolate YW-2024 breed Bactrian camel chromosome 33, ASM4877302v1, whole genome shotgun sequence, one region includes:
- the TRIM29 gene encoding tripartite motif-containing protein 29 isoform X1 encodes MMEAADASRSNGASPEARDARSPPGPSGSLENAAKAEGKEAKTTNGHGGEAAEGKSLGGALKPGEGKGSLFSGNEWRRPIIQFVESVDDKSSSYFSMDSGEGKRSPYAGLQLGAAKKLPVTFAEKGEPRRSIFAEPRKPTVSIVEPGEVRRNSYPRGDAGILLRAKSGSEEVLCDSCIGNKQKAVKSCLVCQASFCELHLKPHLEGAAFRDHQLLEPIRDFEARKCPLHGKTMELFCQTDQTCICYLCMFQEHKNHSTVTVEEAKAEKETELSLQKEQLQLKIIEIEDEAEKWQKEKDRIKSFTTNEKAILEQNFQDLVRDLEKQKEEVRAALEQREQDAVDQVKVIVDALDERAKLLHEDKQTREQLHSISDSVLFLQEFGALMSNYSLPPPLPTYHVLLEGEGLGQSLGNFKDDLLNVCMRHVEKMCKADLSRNFIERNHMENGGDHRFMNSYSNSYTSEWSAPDTMKRYSMYLTPKGGARTAYQPASPSRLTKEKNFNNLYGTKGNYTSRVWEYSSTVQNSDDLPAVQGSSSFSLKAGTGKVPYQFTTLGQATTEFSKPLDGSGLFKNNPGYPSLIRSQSPKAQPQTWKSGKQTILSHYRPFYVNKGNGVGSNEAP; translated from the exons ATGATGGAAGCCGCAGATGCCTCCAGGAGCAATGGGGCCAGCCCGGAAGCCAGGGATGCCCGCAGCCCTCCGGGCCCCAGCGGCAGCCTGGAGAATGCGGCCAAGGCCGAAGGCAAAGAGGCCAAGACCACCAACGGGCACGGCGGGGAGGCGGCCGAGGGCAAGAGTCTGGGCGGTGCCCTGAAGCCGGGCGAGGggaagggctcccttttctcggGAAACGAGTGGCGGCGGCCCATCATCCAGTTTGTCGAGTCCGTGGACGACAAGAGCTCCAGCTACTTCAGCATGGACTCCGGGGAAGGCAAGCGGTCCCCCTACGCCGGGCTCCAGCTGGGGGCCGCCAAGAAGCTGCCTGTCACCTTTGCTGAGAAGGGGGAGCCACGCAGGTCCATCTTCGCGGAGCCCCGCAAGCCCACGGTGTCCATCGTGGAGCCCGGGGAGGTCCGGCGGAACAGCTACCCCCGGGGCGACGCGGGCATCCTCCTGCGCGCCAAGTCGGGCTCCGAGGAGGTCCTGTGTGACTCGTGCATCGGCAACAAGCAGAAGGCCGTCAAGTCCTGCCTGGTGTGCCAGGCCTCCTTCTGCGAGCTGCACCTCAAGCCCCACCTGGAGGGTGCCGCCTTCCGCGACCACCAGCTGCTTGAGCCCATCCGGGACTTCGAGGCTCGCAAGTGCCCCCTGCACGGAAAGACCATGGAACTCTTCTGCCAGACGGACCAGACCTGCATCTGCTACCTCTGCATGTTCCAGGAGCACAAGAACCACAGCACCGTGACGGTGGAAGAGGCCAAGGCCGAGAAGGAG ACGGAACTGTCACTGCAAAAGGAGCAGCTGCAGCTCAAGATCATCGAGATCGAAGATGAAGCGGAGAAGTGGCAGAAGGAGAAGGACCGCATCAAG AGCTTTACCACCAATGAGAAGGCCATCCTGGAACAGAACTTCCAGGATCTGGTGCGGGACCTGGAGAAGCAAAAGGAGGAAGTGAGGGCTGCACTGGAGCAGCGGGAGCAGGATGCCGTGGACCAAGTGAAGGTGATTGTGGATGCTCTGGACGAGAGGGCCAAGCTGCTGCATGAGGACAAGCAGACCAGGGAGCAGCTGCACAGCATCAGCGACTCGGTGCTGTTTCTGCAG GAATTTGGTGCCCTGATGAGCAACTattccctccccccgcccctgcccaccTATCACGTTCTGCTGGAGGGGGAGGGCCTGGGGCAGTCGCTGGGCAACTTCAAGGACGACCTGCTTAACGTGTGCATGCGCCATGTTGAGAAGATGTGCAAGGCGGACCTGAGCCGTAACTTCATCGAGAGGAACCACATGGAGAACG GGGGTGACCATCGCTTCATGAACAGCTACAGCAACAGCTACACGAGCGAGTGGAGCGCCCCGGACACCATGAAGAGATACTCCATGTACCTCACGCCCAAGG GTGGGGCCAGGACGGCGTACCAGCCGGCATCCCCCAGCCGCCTCACCAAGGAGAAGAACTTCAACAATCTCTATGGAACCAAAG GTAACTACACCTCCCGGGTCTGGGAATACTCCTCCACTGTTCAGAACTCCGATGACCTGCCTGCCGTGCAAGGcagctcctccttctccctgaAAG caGGCACTGGGAAAGTCCCCTATCAGTTCACCACCTTGGGACAGGCCaccacagagttttccaaaccacTGGACGGCAGTGGgctgtttaaaaataatcctg GTTACCCCTCCCTCATCAGGAGCCAGAGCCCCAAGGCCCAGCCTCAGACTTGGAAATCTGGCAAGCAGACCATTCTG TCACACTACCGGCCATTCTACGTCAACAAAGGCAACGGGGTCGGGTCCAACGAGGCCCCGTGA
- the TRIM29 gene encoding tripartite motif-containing protein 29 isoform X3 produces the protein MMEAADASRSNGASPEARDARSPPGPSGSLENAAKAEGKEAKTTNGHGGEAAEGKSLGGALKPGEGKGSLFSGNEWRRPIIQFVESVDDKSSSYFSMDSGEGKRSPYAGLQLGAAKKLPVTFAEKGEPRRSIFAEPRKPTVSIVEPGEVRRNSYPRGDAGILLRAKSGSEEVLCDSCIGNKQKAVKSCLVCQASFCELHLKPHLEGAAFRDHQLLEPIRDFEARKCPLHGKTMELFCQTDQTCICYLCMFQEHKNHSTVTVEEAKAEKETELSLQKEQLQLKIIEIEDEAEKWQKEKDRIKSFTTNEKAILEQNFQDLVRDLEKQKEEVRAALEQREQDAVDQVKVIVDALDERAKLLHEDKQTREQLHSISDSVLFLQEFGALMSNYSLPPPLPTYHVLLEGEGLGQSLGNFKDDLLNVCMRHVEKMCKADLSRNFIERNHMENGGDHRFMNSYSNSYTSEWSAPDTMKRYSMYLTPKGGARTAYQPASPSRLTKEKNFNNLYGTKGNYTSRVWEYSSTVQNSDDLPAVQGSSSFSLKGYPSLIRSQSPKAQPQTWKSGKQTILSHYRPFYVNKGNGVGSNEAP, from the exons ATGATGGAAGCCGCAGATGCCTCCAGGAGCAATGGGGCCAGCCCGGAAGCCAGGGATGCCCGCAGCCCTCCGGGCCCCAGCGGCAGCCTGGAGAATGCGGCCAAGGCCGAAGGCAAAGAGGCCAAGACCACCAACGGGCACGGCGGGGAGGCGGCCGAGGGCAAGAGTCTGGGCGGTGCCCTGAAGCCGGGCGAGGggaagggctcccttttctcggGAAACGAGTGGCGGCGGCCCATCATCCAGTTTGTCGAGTCCGTGGACGACAAGAGCTCCAGCTACTTCAGCATGGACTCCGGGGAAGGCAAGCGGTCCCCCTACGCCGGGCTCCAGCTGGGGGCCGCCAAGAAGCTGCCTGTCACCTTTGCTGAGAAGGGGGAGCCACGCAGGTCCATCTTCGCGGAGCCCCGCAAGCCCACGGTGTCCATCGTGGAGCCCGGGGAGGTCCGGCGGAACAGCTACCCCCGGGGCGACGCGGGCATCCTCCTGCGCGCCAAGTCGGGCTCCGAGGAGGTCCTGTGTGACTCGTGCATCGGCAACAAGCAGAAGGCCGTCAAGTCCTGCCTGGTGTGCCAGGCCTCCTTCTGCGAGCTGCACCTCAAGCCCCACCTGGAGGGTGCCGCCTTCCGCGACCACCAGCTGCTTGAGCCCATCCGGGACTTCGAGGCTCGCAAGTGCCCCCTGCACGGAAAGACCATGGAACTCTTCTGCCAGACGGACCAGACCTGCATCTGCTACCTCTGCATGTTCCAGGAGCACAAGAACCACAGCACCGTGACGGTGGAAGAGGCCAAGGCCGAGAAGGAG ACGGAACTGTCACTGCAAAAGGAGCAGCTGCAGCTCAAGATCATCGAGATCGAAGATGAAGCGGAGAAGTGGCAGAAGGAGAAGGACCGCATCAAG AGCTTTACCACCAATGAGAAGGCCATCCTGGAACAGAACTTCCAGGATCTGGTGCGGGACCTGGAGAAGCAAAAGGAGGAAGTGAGGGCTGCACTGGAGCAGCGGGAGCAGGATGCCGTGGACCAAGTGAAGGTGATTGTGGATGCTCTGGACGAGAGGGCCAAGCTGCTGCATGAGGACAAGCAGACCAGGGAGCAGCTGCACAGCATCAGCGACTCGGTGCTGTTTCTGCAG GAATTTGGTGCCCTGATGAGCAACTattccctccccccgcccctgcccaccTATCACGTTCTGCTGGAGGGGGAGGGCCTGGGGCAGTCGCTGGGCAACTTCAAGGACGACCTGCTTAACGTGTGCATGCGCCATGTTGAGAAGATGTGCAAGGCGGACCTGAGCCGTAACTTCATCGAGAGGAACCACATGGAGAACG GGGGTGACCATCGCTTCATGAACAGCTACAGCAACAGCTACACGAGCGAGTGGAGCGCCCCGGACACCATGAAGAGATACTCCATGTACCTCACGCCCAAGG GTGGGGCCAGGACGGCGTACCAGCCGGCATCCCCCAGCCGCCTCACCAAGGAGAAGAACTTCAACAATCTCTATGGAACCAAAG GTAACTACACCTCCCGGGTCTGGGAATACTCCTCCACTGTTCAGAACTCCGATGACCTGCCTGCCGTGCAAGGcagctcctccttctccctgaAAG GTTACCCCTCCCTCATCAGGAGCCAGAGCCCCAAGGCCCAGCCTCAGACTTGGAAATCTGGCAAGCAGACCATTCTG TCACACTACCGGCCATTCTACGTCAACAAAGGCAACGGGGTCGGGTCCAACGAGGCCCCGTGA
- the TRIM29 gene encoding tripartite motif-containing protein 29 isoform X2, producing MMEAADASRSNGASPEARDARSPPGPSGSLENAAKAEGKEAKTTNGHGGEAAEGKSLGGALKPGEGKGSLFSGNEWRRPIIQFVESVDDKSSSYFSMDSGEGKRSPYAGLQLGAAKKLPVTFAEKGEPRRSIFAEPRKPTVSIVEPGEVRRNSYPRGDAGILLRAKSGSEEVLCDSCIGNKQKAVKSCLVCQASFCELHLKPHLEGAAFRDHQLLEPIRDFEARKCPLHGKTMELFCQTDQTCICYLCMFQEHKNHSTVTVEEAKAEKETELSLQKEQLQLKIIEIEDEAEKWQKEKDRIKSFTTNEKAILEQNFQDLVRDLEKQKEEVRAALEQREQDAVDQVKVIVDALDERAKLLHEDKQTREQLHSISDSVLFLQEFGALMSNYSLPPPLPTYHVLLEGEGLGQSLGNFKDDLLNVCMRHVEKMCKADLSRNFIERNHMENGGDHRFMNSYSNSYTSEWSAPDTMKRYSMYLTPKGGARTAYQPASPSRLTKEKNFNNLYGTKGNYTSRVWEYSSTVQNSDDLPAVQGSSSFSLKGTGKVPYQFTTLGQATTEFSKPLDGSGLFKNNPGYPSLIRSQSPKAQPQTWKSGKQTILSHYRPFYVNKGNGVGSNEAP from the exons ATGATGGAAGCCGCAGATGCCTCCAGGAGCAATGGGGCCAGCCCGGAAGCCAGGGATGCCCGCAGCCCTCCGGGCCCCAGCGGCAGCCTGGAGAATGCGGCCAAGGCCGAAGGCAAAGAGGCCAAGACCACCAACGGGCACGGCGGGGAGGCGGCCGAGGGCAAGAGTCTGGGCGGTGCCCTGAAGCCGGGCGAGGggaagggctcccttttctcggGAAACGAGTGGCGGCGGCCCATCATCCAGTTTGTCGAGTCCGTGGACGACAAGAGCTCCAGCTACTTCAGCATGGACTCCGGGGAAGGCAAGCGGTCCCCCTACGCCGGGCTCCAGCTGGGGGCCGCCAAGAAGCTGCCTGTCACCTTTGCTGAGAAGGGGGAGCCACGCAGGTCCATCTTCGCGGAGCCCCGCAAGCCCACGGTGTCCATCGTGGAGCCCGGGGAGGTCCGGCGGAACAGCTACCCCCGGGGCGACGCGGGCATCCTCCTGCGCGCCAAGTCGGGCTCCGAGGAGGTCCTGTGTGACTCGTGCATCGGCAACAAGCAGAAGGCCGTCAAGTCCTGCCTGGTGTGCCAGGCCTCCTTCTGCGAGCTGCACCTCAAGCCCCACCTGGAGGGTGCCGCCTTCCGCGACCACCAGCTGCTTGAGCCCATCCGGGACTTCGAGGCTCGCAAGTGCCCCCTGCACGGAAAGACCATGGAACTCTTCTGCCAGACGGACCAGACCTGCATCTGCTACCTCTGCATGTTCCAGGAGCACAAGAACCACAGCACCGTGACGGTGGAAGAGGCCAAGGCCGAGAAGGAG ACGGAACTGTCACTGCAAAAGGAGCAGCTGCAGCTCAAGATCATCGAGATCGAAGATGAAGCGGAGAAGTGGCAGAAGGAGAAGGACCGCATCAAG AGCTTTACCACCAATGAGAAGGCCATCCTGGAACAGAACTTCCAGGATCTGGTGCGGGACCTGGAGAAGCAAAAGGAGGAAGTGAGGGCTGCACTGGAGCAGCGGGAGCAGGATGCCGTGGACCAAGTGAAGGTGATTGTGGATGCTCTGGACGAGAGGGCCAAGCTGCTGCATGAGGACAAGCAGACCAGGGAGCAGCTGCACAGCATCAGCGACTCGGTGCTGTTTCTGCAG GAATTTGGTGCCCTGATGAGCAACTattccctccccccgcccctgcccaccTATCACGTTCTGCTGGAGGGGGAGGGCCTGGGGCAGTCGCTGGGCAACTTCAAGGACGACCTGCTTAACGTGTGCATGCGCCATGTTGAGAAGATGTGCAAGGCGGACCTGAGCCGTAACTTCATCGAGAGGAACCACATGGAGAACG GGGGTGACCATCGCTTCATGAACAGCTACAGCAACAGCTACACGAGCGAGTGGAGCGCCCCGGACACCATGAAGAGATACTCCATGTACCTCACGCCCAAGG GTGGGGCCAGGACGGCGTACCAGCCGGCATCCCCCAGCCGCCTCACCAAGGAGAAGAACTTCAACAATCTCTATGGAACCAAAG GTAACTACACCTCCCGGGTCTGGGAATACTCCTCCACTGTTCAGAACTCCGATGACCTGCCTGCCGTGCAAGGcagctcctccttctccctgaAAG GCACTGGGAAAGTCCCCTATCAGTTCACCACCTTGGGACAGGCCaccacagagttttccaaaccacTGGACGGCAGTGGgctgtttaaaaataatcctg GTTACCCCTCCCTCATCAGGAGCCAGAGCCCCAAGGCCCAGCCTCAGACTTGGAAATCTGGCAAGCAGACCATTCTG TCACACTACCGGCCATTCTACGTCAACAAAGGCAACGGGGTCGGGTCCAACGAGGCCCCGTGA